A single region of the Prochlorococcus marinus str. MIT 0917 genome encodes:
- a CDS encoding histidine phosphatase family protein: protein MTLRLIFVRHGLSSFNKEGRIQGRNDLSTLTKEGQLQAEAAGKTISYIPINAIYSSPLQRASETTKIIIKQHHKDLQATYTDELLEVDLEPWSGLTKNEIKNQFPEEFATWQKEPKELTITRDDGSKFQPIKELLYQAENFLKSLFDAHSGSNKTILIVAHNAILRCLILKLINEPSKGFKRLKLDNTSISICNITFNDWKDRQVQLQCLNNIAHLHPTIPKKGSKKRIILVRHGETDWNKQGRFQGQIDIPLNQNGKSQAKAASEFLKNNLIQKAFSSSLSRPKETAQIILNEHPGIEVSLKDNLKEIGHGKWEGKLESEIKTDWPDLLKKWKVSPEEVQMPEGENIKEVSTRSIHGWNEICKDLKNDETALVVAHDAVNKTILCHLLGLMPSQIWMIKQGNGGITVIDLSEKEGQPDQITCLNITSHLGGIIDSTAAGAL, encoded by the coding sequence ATGACATTGCGTCTAATTTTTGTCCGTCATGGATTGAGCAGTTTTAACAAGGAAGGTCGTATTCAAGGAAGAAACGACCTTTCAACATTAACCAAAGAAGGGCAATTACAAGCTGAAGCGGCTGGAAAAACAATTTCTTATATTCCAATAAATGCTATTTACAGCTCTCCTCTACAAAGAGCCTCAGAAACCACAAAAATCATTATCAAACAACACCATAAAGATCTTCAAGCAACTTATACTGATGAACTTTTAGAGGTTGACCTTGAGCCTTGGAGTGGTTTAACAAAAAATGAAATAAAAAATCAGTTCCCAGAAGAGTTCGCTACTTGGCAAAAAGAGCCAAAGGAACTAACCATTACTAGAGACGACGGTTCAAAATTTCAACCAATTAAAGAACTTTTATATCAAGCTGAAAATTTCTTAAAATCTTTATTTGACGCTCATTCAGGTTCTAATAAAACTATTTTGATAGTTGCCCATAATGCAATTCTTAGATGCTTGATTCTGAAATTAATAAATGAACCATCAAAAGGGTTTAAGAGGTTGAAGTTAGATAATACCTCAATATCAATTTGTAATATTACTTTTAATGATTGGAAAGATAGACAAGTCCAACTTCAATGTCTCAATAATATCGCTCATTTACACCCTACAATTCCAAAAAAAGGAAGTAAAAAAAGAATTATTTTAGTCAGGCATGGTGAAACAGACTGGAATAAACAGGGAAGGTTCCAAGGACAAATTGACATCCCCTTAAATCAAAATGGCAAATCACAAGCTAAGGCGGCAAGTGAATTTTTAAAAAATAATCTTATACAAAAAGCCTTTAGTAGCTCTCTGTCAAGACCAAAAGAAACAGCTCAGATAATTCTAAACGAACATCCAGGCATCGAAGTTTCTCTCAAAGATAACCTTAAAGAGATCGGTCACGGTAAATGGGAAGGGAAGTTGGAGTCTGAGATCAAGACCGACTGGCCAGATCTATTAAAAAAATGGAAGGTCTCTCCTGAAGAAGTTCAAATGCCAGAAGGAGAAAATATAAAAGAAGTCTCCACGAGATCCATTCATGGTTGGAATGAGATTTGCAAAGATCTAAAAAACGATGAAACCGCATTGGTTGTAGCTCATGATGCAGTTAACAAAACCATTCTTTGCCATCTATTAGGTTTGATGCCATCACAAATTTGGATGATCAAACAAGGTAATGGAGGTATTACAGTCATTGATCTCTCAGAGAAAGAAGGTCAACCTGATCAAATCACCTGTCTAAATATCACCTCACATTTGGGAGGAATTATCGACTCAACAGCTGCCGGAGCACTTTAA
- a CDS encoding CPBP family intramembrane glutamic endopeptidase codes for MRQAKTGWKWAIALFSLLLTFLIWRQGLQESFERPSVAPKISLMQTEMAVSATSSLPETIQDVFLGSAPQKKLYQALSVIPLEQIEDRQRLLLAVLEESENEQELILKNGFNDKNFETVRSYILDRQEGKELNTFPDFDEIELDPLLYQVSCSALGFSDQKCINQKYNSRCAIRLLISQLLPFFTSFIGVVLLIRYALIFLRKKNTPWPEVIAPPLSLIDMVLLISGGFVVIGEVVFPALIVPTTDLLFNNLASPLKESLRVFIGYCSMTIGPLFIIRYQLMGVVSSGVDGGWLQWKIKPIKEGLFKSISGWLMVMPLVLLVGWLMNEIIGDQGGSNPLLELVLGSDEFIPLLFLLITTVVLAPVFEELVFRGILLPVLVSKVGKISGVLFSALIFALAHLSIGELPPLFVLGIGLGLMRLSSGRLFPCALMHSLWNGVTFISLLLVA; via the coding sequence ATGAGACAAGCCAAAACTGGATGGAAATGGGCTATCGCTCTATTTTCATTGCTTTTAACTTTTTTAATATGGCGTCAAGGTTTGCAAGAAAGCTTTGAACGACCCTCTGTAGCTCCAAAGATTTCTTTGATGCAAACTGAGATGGCAGTATCAGCCACTTCATCTTTACCTGAAACAATACAAGATGTATTTTTAGGTTCAGCACCTCAAAAAAAACTTTATCAAGCTCTCAGTGTAATTCCTTTGGAACAAATTGAGGATAGACAGAGACTGTTATTAGCAGTTCTGGAAGAGTCTGAGAATGAGCAAGAATTGATTCTGAAGAATGGTTTTAATGATAAAAACTTTGAAACAGTTAGAAGTTATATTTTAGATAGGCAAGAAGGTAAAGAACTAAATACATTTCCTGATTTTGATGAGATTGAATTAGACCCTTTACTTTATCAGGTTTCATGCTCTGCTTTGGGATTCTCTGATCAAAAGTGTATTAATCAAAAATATAACTCCCGTTGTGCCATAAGGCTTTTGATATCACAACTTTTGCCATTTTTTACTTCTTTTATAGGGGTTGTATTATTAATTAGGTATGCTTTGATTTTTCTAAGAAAGAAAAATACTCCATGGCCAGAAGTTATAGCTCCTCCCTTGTCATTAATAGATATGGTTCTACTTATTTCAGGCGGTTTTGTTGTTATTGGTGAAGTTGTTTTTCCCGCTCTAATTGTACCAACAACTGATTTATTGTTTAATAATTTAGCCTCTCCATTAAAAGAGTCTTTAAGAGTATTTATTGGCTACTGTTCAATGACTATAGGTCCTTTATTTATAATTAGATATCAATTAATGGGCGTAGTTTCTTCTGGAGTTGATGGAGGATGGTTGCAATGGAAAATCAAACCAATCAAAGAAGGACTTTTTAAATCAATAAGTGGATGGTTAATGGTTATGCCTTTAGTGCTGCTTGTTGGATGGCTAATGAATGAAATTATTGGTGACCAGGGTGGAAGTAATCCATTGTTAGAACTGGTTTTAGGTAGTGATGAATTTATCCCATTGCTTTTCCTTTTGATTACGACTGTCGTTTTGGCTCCAGTCTTTGAGGAGTTAGTTTTTAGAGGTATTCTTTTGCCTGTATTGGTATCCAAAGTTGGCAAAATCAGCGGAGTTTTATTCAGTGCCTTGATCTTTGCTTTGGCTCATTTAAGTATAGGGGAATTACCTCCTCTATTCGTTTTAGGAATTGGTCTTGGTTTAATGAGATTGAGTTCAGGAAGGCTATTTCCTTGTGCACTTATGCATTCTCTTTGGAATGGAGTGACTTTTATTAGCTTATTGTTAGTAGCTTGA
- a CDS encoding peptidoglycan D,D-transpeptidase FtsI family protein, producing the protein MRSINSRKKRKSFKVKTLSPLSQSRFRIIFLLLCLGLGGLSLRVGWLQLFRSEQLRALAREVQTEQKNPLGTRRSILDRNGKLVAIDERRFKIWAHPRYFKFPGDSSRTVRKPVEVAKLLSSPLSKSVDEILNKLGNYSSGVKLADGVTPEKANTIKKLGISGIDLEVYPQRLYPHGSLFANVVGFLDLDRRPQAGLELSLDRDLKRLEKASVIRRGADGTPLPIGVQRGVFDEDQLSLQLTLDVRLQEVAVKEISKQVKKWKAKKGVVIVMDIDTGELLALASTPTYDPNKYWDYSPSLFKEWSVQELFEPGSTFKPINLALALEEGVISPKGEVNDDGLITVGGWPLSNWDRKPNGILTFPEVLQVSSNVGMVKIMNKLNASNYWQWLRRLGIDEIPETDLPGAVSGQIKSKQTFVNQPIEPAVASFGQGFSITPLKLAQLHALIANGGRLVKPHITKGLKGDYESYFNTPSESKQILSPEVTNTVLGWMETVVSFYDESGIEVNVPGYRIGGKTGTAQKSQDGFNYNSKICSFVASLPIDDPRFVVLAVVDDPQKPNAYGSTVALPVAKKIIETLLVIEKIPPSISKKEHLAIKS; encoded by the coding sequence ATGAGAAGTATTAATTCTAGAAAGAAGAGAAAGAGTTTTAAAGTGAAAACTCTTTCACCCCTATCTCAGTCTAGATTTAGAATTATTTTTCTTTTGTTATGTCTTGGACTTGGGGGGCTTTCTTTAAGAGTAGGTTGGCTTCAACTATTTCGGTCTGAGCAATTAAGAGCTCTTGCACGTGAAGTTCAAACAGAACAAAAGAACCCTTTGGGAACACGTCGATCTATTTTAGATAGAAATGGAAAGCTTGTCGCAATAGATGAGAGACGCTTTAAGATTTGGGCACATCCAAGGTATTTTAAGTTTCCTGGTGATTCATCTAGGACAGTGCGTAAGCCAGTGGAAGTAGCAAAACTTCTCTCTTCGCCACTATCCAAAAGTGTTGATGAGATCCTAAACAAATTAGGAAATTATTCTTCAGGGGTAAAACTTGCAGATGGTGTAACGCCTGAGAAGGCTAATACAATTAAGAAACTTGGGATAAGTGGTATTGATTTGGAGGTGTATCCTCAAAGGCTTTATCCTCATGGATCACTTTTTGCAAATGTAGTTGGTTTTTTGGATTTAGATAGAAGACCTCAGGCTGGATTGGAATTAAGTTTAGATAGAGATCTAAAGCGTCTAGAGAAAGCAAGTGTAATCAGAAGAGGAGCTGATGGAACCCCTTTACCTATAGGTGTTCAACGTGGTGTTTTTGATGAGGATCAACTAAGTCTACAATTAACATTAGATGTAAGGCTACAAGAGGTAGCCGTTAAAGAAATAAGTAAGCAAGTAAAGAAGTGGAAAGCAAAAAAAGGTGTGGTAATCGTAATGGATATAGATACAGGAGAACTTCTGGCATTGGCTTCTACACCAACTTATGATCCAAATAAATATTGGGATTATTCTCCATCTCTTTTTAAAGAATGGTCAGTGCAAGAACTTTTTGAACCTGGTTCTACCTTTAAGCCAATTAATTTGGCATTGGCATTGGAGGAGGGAGTTATAAGCCCTAAGGGAGAAGTCAATGATGATGGTCTAATTACAGTAGGAGGATGGCCTCTCTCTAATTGGGATCGAAAGCCCAATGGGATATTGACTTTCCCTGAGGTATTACAAGTCTCAAGCAATGTAGGTATGGTTAAGATCATGAATAAATTGAATGCGAGTAATTACTGGCAATGGTTAAGGCGCTTAGGTATTGATGAAATCCCAGAGACTGATCTTCCAGGAGCAGTCTCTGGGCAAATAAAATCAAAGCAGACTTTTGTTAATCAACCGATAGAACCTGCGGTAGCCTCCTTTGGTCAAGGCTTTTCTATTACTCCGCTTAAATTAGCTCAATTGCATGCTTTGATTGCAAATGGTGGCAGACTTGTTAAGCCTCATATCACTAAAGGCCTTAAAGGTGATTATGAGTCGTATTTCAATACTCCTTCAGAATCTAAGCAGATTTTATCTCCTGAAGTTACAAATACTGTTCTTGGATGGATGGAAACAGTGGTGTCCTTTTACGATGAAAGTGGTATTGAGGTAAATGTTCCTGGCTATCGAATTGGAGGGAAAACAGGTACGGCACAAAAATCGCAAGATGGTTTTAACTATAATTCTAAAATTTGCAGTTTTGTTGCAAGTCTTCCTATCGATGATCCTCGCTTTGTCGTTTTAGCAGTTGTTGATGACCCCCAAAAGCCAAATGCCTATGGATCAACTGTGGCTCTCCCTGTGGCAAAGAAAATTATTGAGACTTTGCTTGTGATTGAAAAAATCCCGCCAAGTATTTCTAAAAAAGAGCATTTAGCTATCAAAAGCTAA
- a CDS encoding transaldolase, whose amino-acid sequence MESLLNQLSSMTVVVADTGDLEAIKKFHPRDATTNPSLILAAAQIPAYQNLIDQALTTSREMLGASASNTDVVKEALDELCVVFGKEILKLIPGRVSTEVDARLSFDTDATIAKARKIIAKYNHDGISNDRVLIKIASTWEGIKAAEVLEKENIHCNLTLLFNFYQAVACAEAGVTLISPFVGRILDWYKSATGRDSYPASEDPGVVSVTKIFNYFKSNDYKTEVMGASFRNIEEITELAGCDLLTISPKLLQQLNEAYSDLPIKLNAQKPLVIDEAIHLDQTSFELMMAGDKMATEKLDEGISGFSKAIDKLENQLNERLELIEGGIALTL is encoded by the coding sequence ATGGAATCCCTTCTTAATCAGTTATCCTCAATGACTGTAGTTGTTGCTGATACGGGTGATCTTGAAGCGATCAAAAAATTTCATCCCAGAGACGCTACAACAAACCCTTCTTTGATTCTCGCGGCCGCACAAATACCTGCTTATCAAAATTTAATTGATCAAGCACTTACTACTTCAAGAGAAATGTTAGGAGCCAGTGCTTCCAATACTGATGTGGTTAAGGAAGCTTTAGATGAACTTTGTGTTGTCTTTGGGAAAGAGATTTTGAAATTAATTCCTGGCCGTGTTTCAACAGAGGTTGATGCTCGGCTAAGTTTTGATACTGATGCCACTATTGCAAAAGCAAGAAAAATAATTGCTAAATATAATCATGATGGTATTTCTAACGATCGGGTTTTAATCAAAATTGCTTCTACTTGGGAGGGGATAAAAGCTGCTGAGGTATTGGAAAAAGAGAATATTCATTGCAATCTAACTTTATTGTTTAATTTTTATCAAGCAGTTGCTTGTGCTGAGGCAGGTGTAACGCTTATTTCACCATTTGTTGGAAGGATTTTAGATTGGTATAAATCTGCGACAGGAAGAGATTCTTATCCAGCGTCTGAAGACCCAGGGGTCGTTTCTGTTACTAAAATATTTAATTATTTCAAGTCAAACGACTATAAGACAGAAGTTATGGGAGCAAGTTTCAGGAATATCGAGGAAATAACAGAGCTTGCAGGATGTGATTTGTTAACGATTTCCCCTAAATTACTTCAGCAACTTAATGAAGCATATTCGGACTTGCCAATTAAGTTAAATGCACAAAAACCTTTAGTCATTGATGAGGCAATTCATTTGGATCAGACATCTTTTGAACTAATGATGGCTGGAGATAAAATGGCTACGGAAAAACTTGATGAAGGAATTAGCGGTTTTAGTAAAGCAATTGATAAATTAGAAAATCAACTGAACGAAAGACTTGAGTTGATTGAAGGAGGAATTGCCCTGACTCTTTGA
- a CDS encoding NAD(P)/FAD-dependent oxidoreductase: MTLIDVAIIGGGVSGTTTAFHLASKNKKVCILEKNISSPLRICGGGMSAAVQNWFPFELLPIVDEVITNVEFSWCNTDKVVAKLSGSSPFWIVKREKLDSFLLDQALNSGCNLLTTFKVVDLKKNSNIWHITALDGRQIEAKAVVIADGSQSPWPKAFNLGPNHQKFASTFSGRIKRRGKLGNETARFEFGLVKNGFAWAFPLNNEVNIGMGTFLDDKNSVPVNEILKTFLPDLGFEPSEVIGHKKKLRIWNGHSNLNGEGILLVGDAASLCDPFLAEGLRPALMSGFEAAKSLIYWLDAEVDCLDAYTKTMKKKWGNSMAWGKRISQVFYRFPKAGYQLGVKRPTAPKRIAQILSGEMSYEDIAKRVIKRLLFQN; this comes from the coding sequence TTGACCCTCATAGATGTTGCCATTATTGGAGGGGGAGTATCAGGCACTACTACAGCATTTCATCTAGCTAGCAAAAATAAAAAGGTATGTATTCTTGAAAAAAATATTTCCTCTCCATTGAGAATCTGCGGAGGTGGAATGTCTGCTGCTGTGCAAAATTGGTTTCCTTTTGAACTTTTACCAATAGTTGATGAGGTAATAACAAATGTAGAGTTTAGTTGGTGTAATACCGACAAAGTCGTTGCTAAGCTCTCTGGATCTTCTCCTTTTTGGATAGTTAAACGTGAAAAACTTGATTCATTTTTATTAGATCAAGCACTCAATTCTGGTTGTAATTTATTGACTACTTTTAAGGTAGTCGATTTAAAAAAAAATTCTAATATTTGGCATATCACCGCTCTTGATGGGAGACAAATAGAGGCAAAAGCAGTTGTTATTGCTGATGGTTCTCAATCACCATGGCCTAAAGCTTTTAATTTAGGTCCAAATCACCAAAAATTTGCCTCTACTTTCTCAGGAAGAATTAAAAGGCGGGGGAAATTAGGGAATGAAACTGCTAGATTTGAGTTTGGCCTAGTAAAAAATGGGTTTGCATGGGCATTTCCATTAAACAATGAAGTAAATATTGGGATGGGAACTTTTCTAGATGATAAAAATTCAGTTCCAGTTAATGAAATACTTAAAACATTTCTTCCTGATTTAGGTTTTGAACCTTCTGAAGTAATTGGTCATAAAAAAAAACTAAGGATATGGAATGGCCACAGTAATTTAAACGGAGAAGGAATTCTTCTGGTTGGTGATGCCGCCTCATTATGTGATCCTTTTTTAGCAGAAGGATTAAGACCTGCTTTGATGAGTGGATTTGAAGCCGCAAAAAGCCTTATTTATTGGTTAGATGCAGAAGTCGATTGTTTAGATGCATACACAAAAACAATGAAAAAAAAATGGGGGAATTCTATGGCTTGGGGTAAAAGAATTTCTCAAGTTTTTTATCGTTTTCCCAAAGCTGGATATCAACTAGGAGTAAAAAGACCAACTGCTCCAAAAAGAATTGCACAAATTCTTTCAGGTGAGATGAGTTATGAAGATATTGCAAAAAGAGTAATCAAGAGATTACTCTTTCAAAATTAA
- the frr gene encoding ribosome recycling factor has product MSNQELKTTMRKSVEAAQRNFNTIRTGRANTSLLDRISVEYYGTDTPLKSLATITTPDSQTIAIQPFDLGSLASIEKAIATSDLGFTPNNDGKIIRINVPPLTEERRKEFCKLASKYAEEGKVALRNIRRDAIERVKKSEKDGDLSEDQSRDEQETIQKETDNFIKDIEKKLSEKEAEILKV; this is encoded by the coding sequence ATGTCAAACCAAGAGCTAAAAACCACAATGAGAAAGTCTGTTGAAGCAGCTCAGAGGAATTTCAATACCATCAGGACGGGAAGAGCAAATACGTCCTTATTAGACAGAATATCAGTCGAATACTATGGAACTGACACTCCACTAAAGTCACTTGCAACTATAACTACTCCTGATTCTCAAACGATAGCAATTCAACCATTCGACTTGGGCTCATTAGCCTCCATAGAAAAAGCAATTGCTACAAGTGATCTAGGTTTTACTCCAAATAATGATGGCAAAATAATTCGTATCAATGTTCCACCTTTAACTGAAGAGCGTAGAAAAGAATTTTGCAAACTCGCATCCAAATATGCAGAGGAAGGAAAAGTTGCCCTAAGGAATATACGCCGTGATGCAATAGAGAGAGTCAAAAAATCTGAAAAGGATGGTGATCTTTCCGAAGATCAAAGCAGAGATGAACAGGAAACAATTCAGAAAGAGACTGATAATTTTATTAAAGATATTGAAAAAAAACTTTCTGAAAAAGAAGCTGAGATCTTAAAAGTTTGA
- the pyrH gene encoding UMP kinase: protein MAYSRALIKLSGEALMGEKPYGIDPEIVQSIAKDVSKVVEKGTQIAIVVGGGNIFRGLKGSAAGMDRATADYVGMLATVMNAITLQDGLERAGVPTRVQSAIDMQQIAEPYIRRRAIRHLEKGRVVVFGGGCGNPFFTTDTTAALRAAEINAEVVFKATKVDGVYDRDPKKFSDAVKYDNLTFQDVLANEIGVMDSTAIALCKDNKIPIVVFNIFQPGNIAKAISGEPIGSRISNSS from the coding sequence ATGGCATACTCTAGAGCGCTTATAAAACTCAGTGGTGAAGCTCTTATGGGAGAAAAACCTTATGGAATTGATCCTGAAATAGTTCAATCTATTGCCAAGGATGTTTCAAAAGTGGTTGAAAAAGGCACGCAAATAGCAATTGTGGTTGGCGGTGGAAATATTTTCAGAGGTCTAAAAGGATCCGCTGCAGGAATGGATAGAGCCACTGCTGACTATGTAGGAATGCTTGCAACCGTAATGAATGCAATAACACTTCAAGATGGATTAGAAAGAGCTGGGGTTCCCACAAGAGTTCAATCTGCTATTGACATGCAACAGATTGCAGAACCATACATAAGAAGAAGAGCAATAAGACATCTTGAGAAAGGGAGGGTTGTGGTTTTTGGAGGTGGGTGTGGTAATCCATTTTTTACAACTGATACCACTGCTGCGCTTAGAGCAGCTGAAATCAACGCAGAAGTTGTTTTCAAAGCTACTAAAGTTGATGGGGTTTACGATCGAGATCCAAAGAAATTCTCTGATGCCGTCAAATATGACAATCTCACATTTCAAGATGTATTAGCCAACGAAATAGGAGTCATGGATAGCACTGCTATTGCTCTTTGCAAAGATAATAAAATCCCTATAGTTGTTTTTAATATTTTCCAACCTGGGAATATTGCTAAGGCTATTTCTGGCGAACCAATTGGATCAAGAATATCTAATTCAAGTTAA
- the cobO gene encoding cob(I)yrinic acid a,c-diamide adenosyltransferase yields MKNKIPNKDSILNNLDESAEKIGMGGNLIPNITEEKYRERMKKRKEVQTKRLKERNQEKGLIMINTGQGKGKTTAALGMGLRTIGHNYKVAIIQFIKGGWEPGESLALKIFGDKLKFHACGEGFTWETQDRNKDINLVKSSWRKAISYIKDPNYKLIILDEIIVAIKLGYINEDEIINGINLRPELTHVVLTGRGASKKLIDSADLVTEMKLIHHPFREQGVKAQKGIEY; encoded by the coding sequence ATGAAAAATAAAATTCCAAATAAAGATTCAATACTTAATAACTTAGATGAGAGTGCAGAAAAGATAGGAATGGGTGGTAATTTAATACCAAATATTACCGAAGAAAAATATCGAGAAAGGATGAAGAAGAGGAAAGAAGTTCAGACAAAAAGATTGAAAGAAAGAAATCAAGAAAAAGGTCTAATAATGATTAATACTGGGCAAGGGAAAGGCAAAACAACAGCAGCTCTTGGTATGGGATTAAGGACTATTGGTCATAACTACAAAGTTGCAATTATTCAATTTATCAAAGGTGGATGGGAACCAGGTGAGTCATTAGCTCTGAAAATATTTGGGGACAAATTAAAGTTTCATGCGTGTGGGGAAGGTTTCACGTGGGAAACACAAGATAGAAATAAAGATATAAATTTGGTTAAGTCAAGTTGGAGAAAGGCGATCTCTTATATCAAAGACCCAAATTATAAACTTATAATTCTAGATGAGATCATTGTTGCAATAAAACTTGGATATATAAATGAAGATGAAATTATAAATGGCATAAATTTGCGCCCAGAACTTACACATGTAGTCTTGACTGGAAGAGGAGCTTCAAAAAAATTAATCGATTCGGCTGATCTTGTGACAGAAATGAAATTAATCCATCATCCCTTTAGAGAGCAGGGAGTAAAAGCACAAAAAGGAATCGAATATTAA